The sequence below is a genomic window from Andrena cerasifolii isolate SP2316 chromosome 6, iyAndCera1_principal, whole genome shotgun sequence.
ATTGAACAGTATTAATGTAAAGAATAAAcgtaacattcaaaattttttgacacCATAGATTTTTATCTAACCGAAAGTATTTATATGCTCGAGTTGGCAATATTGTCCAAAGCGGCAATTGCCTTGTCGATAGTATTTACAAATAACCATCGCATCCGCAATCAATCACGTTCGCGCGTGTTGCCAAACTGCACAAAACTGCATTTCCTGGTAAATGACCGTACGAAGAAATACTGACTTCGCTTAGAAATACTGAATACGCTTCCCGTGAGTCGCACCAGAGTGCGCGGTAATGTAGAACATTTTCAAATTACGCGCTACAACTCGATAGAAGACGGTTGCTTTCGACAGAGTGAATAGAGAGTGTGAAATTAAAGTTCCTTATAAAAGGTCTCAGGGAGTCGACTTAAAACGTGCGCAAATACAGCCCATTTGTACTTAGCAGGGCTGAGACTTCACGAATTTCGCTGCAAGTTCTTATTACCAACAAAACCAGTTATAAGTGAAAGCCTTTTGAGACACTTTAGTCTATATTCTTGAATATTACTCCCGAATATCGATTCTACTTCTTCTTCAACATCTTTCATAAAGTATTTCGCATTTTTCTTTGGCAAACAGTAGGAGTTCTCCTTTTATAATGCAATTCATGAATTCTTGCGATAAATGGcgcaaattatatttaaaaggaGCATTCCTTTTTGGTCTAGTGCCTCGGGCAAGCATCACGTGATAGTTCAGCACATTTcaatttgcaaatttatatctGCGGTAGAAAGGAACGATAGGCGGTAATTAATAAAGAGTGGAAATTTCCGTGGGAATTAAACGGTAATACCGTTTCTCGTGGTTAGTTAGCGAAGATTTCTCCTCGCTCGCGTAGAACGGAATTTGCCAATCGCGGCGGTTTAATTCATTTCGTTACGCACGCTGCTGGAATGCAGACGTAAAGGGACAGATCGTGATCATTTTATCGCAGGATGCGTTCTGATTTCGTTCAGATCCGTTGACGATCGTTGTCCGTTCCTATCAGTTGCTGTGCATCGAAAAGAGAGAGGAAAGAACGATCCTCGTTATCAGTGAACTCCGGAACACGCCCCACGCCGTTGAAATTAAACCGGCCGAACCCAACCCCCCTTTGATATGCACAGAACGTAATGTGTCATTCCTCACGTGTCCTCGTGAACATTTCGTAGAGAGATCGAACCGTCGGAAGGAGCACGACGCTGCTAGGTTTCGACAGGGACGAGAGATTTTTCGTAGCATCCTCGCAAAATGGTAAAGTACCTATTATCGTTCCGCGAGATATAGGTTATGGTGAGTCGTTTCCTTCGAGACGAACGAATTCCTTATCAGTCAGACAGGATGTCCGTGTAACGAGTCTCTGTCTACCATTTCGTATTTCGTGTGCTTCTACAATTTGAGTGGTGGCGAAATAATGATCGTTTGGAACCAATTGTGAGTTTGAACCGTTCTTGTTTCAGTCGGGCACGTTGAAGCCTTACCTGACAGCAGTAAGGCGAACGCTTACCGCCGCGTTGTGCCTGGAGAACTTCTGGTCCCAGATCGTCGAGAAGCACAACAAGCCCGAGGTGGAAGTGACAGCCAGTAAGGAGCTCCTTTTGACGCCGATATTGATAAGTAGGAACGACAAGGAGAAGGTGCTGATCGAGTCCAGTATAAACAGTATAAGAATAAGCATCGCCGTCAAACAGGCGGACGATCTGGAGAAAATTCTGTGTCACAATTTCACGAGATTCATGACCGTGAGAGCGGAGCACTTCATCATTCTCAGGAGGAAGCCAGTGGAGGTATATGCCGTTTAAGTTCATAGGAGTATCGTCGGGAGAGAAGGTGAACGCGAACGGGATCATTGATATTAGAATTCTTTTACAGGGTTATGATATTAGTTTCCTAATCACAAACATCCATGTAGaacaaatgtacaaacacaaaaTCGTAGACTTTATCATCCACTTCATGGAAGAGATCGACAGAGAGATCAGCGAGATGAAACTGTCGGTGAACGCCAGGGCTCGCATATGCGCGGAAGAGTTTTTGAAAAGGGTTAGTATACAGAATGTATTGTATTAATGTTAACGCTGCGCTAGATGGTTAAAGAAGACTTATCCTTTCAGTTTTAATTCCTGGGACACAGCGTGTTACCAACATAGCAATAATTGCAAACGCCAGGTCGCTAAAAGTAACAGTGCCCGTAAACTAAGCTGGTTAACGCAGTTAGAATTATTTTACGGATAACATCCTACCCTAACCGAAACCGGCCCTCTATCCGAACGCCAATCCCTGCTGTTCTCCGGCTACGAAATCCATTAAATAAAGTTCTCCATTAATCGGTGTTACCTCCAGCTGTCTAATGAATAACAAGTCTGACGTACAAGTAAGTACCATATGGTATTCATTTAACTGATCGCCGCGAACCATTGTCGATGCTAGGGTCGGAAGGTCCTTCCCTTTCTCGTAAAGGAGGAAACGAGTCGCGAACTGGCATCCACTCAAAAAGCGTCGTtctaaaactaattttaatgttCCGAAGTCTGGGGTATAAATATCGAATATTACGAAACTGTGAAAACCACTTTATAAACTTTACACGCGACGAAGTTAGTTCTCTGGTAGGGATATCGTTATCGAGGTAGACCTTTTTCGAGTCTAAACAGACTTTTTCGATCATGCAATCGTacgaattttacataatctgccCATAGTGTACCTTTTTTACGATCACACCACTAACGATACAGATTTTTGTAAGCGAAGGTACTTCACTGATTCGTTGAACGATACTTATAATTTAACAATACCATCGCGCACCGTCGCAACTAAGCTCAGCGGAATAGCTGAGCGACGATGCGGTACGAGGCGGGGTAATAGGAAAGATTATTTTGTCGGGTACTGGGGATTTTTGAGGGACATTCCTAATCGTGAAGCCATCGGTTACATTGTGCATTGTTATCAACACTAGTAACTACACCGCAATTGACGTCCACCGACACTGGTATATATTCTAATGTGTTGAACAACTGCCAAACACTATTTAGCGTAGCGGAGCGATCGAGGGACTGTAATTACAATTGTCTTAATCACTACGGTTAGCGCTAAGAAGTTCTGAGGTACTCTTTATTGTAGTTACGAGGGAAGTTGTATCTTTATTGCGGTATCGTATATTTATGGTGGACAGCGCGTCAGGCGTGGACACTTTGTTCGAATCTTTTCAATGACTCCCATCGAGGCTCAGGTTTTTAGAACACGGCGGGATGGTTTTGCACCGCGATTTCTCTGGTTTACAGTTTCGACAGGTAACGTTGTGTTCGCGTGTTCTCCTTTTAACACGGTCGTTTTGGCAGACGCTTAACTCGATACTCCGTGGCGTCGCGCGCTTAGACCAGCCGCGGGCAGCGAGAGAGGGTGGTGTGTATGCGCGAAgcgtgcaatttcatttgcatttACTAAAGTTCTATTTATCTTACGAATCATTGTAACCATATGATTTAATactaatgtaaatataaataaacaagAAGAATCATCGACAGGGCACAGCTGCACCTTTGGAATCCTCAAGGTGGCGTATACTATGGAGTGTTTGATCGAAGAATGCTTTTAGTTGTGCGTGATAGTTTTAAGTTCTTAGATACTACGTCATCAGAGTAGACATCATTAGAGGAGAACTCATTTTCCTTCGAAGGTGTTTTCAAGTTTTAGTTTAGCTTTCTCAAAGAAACCTGTTATTATTTCACGAATGCGTTGCCCAAGTATGGCGACACTTCTCAGCCAGCTGCTGCAAATCCGAATTCAGATCTCGAGGGTCCAAGATTCCCCCGTTTCCTTGTAACCCACTCTCTGGAGCGCCTTTACGCCTGCAACACGCAGAGCGCAAAGGCCGCCTCGAGTCACGGGTATCCGTCACGTTCATGATTCCTCTTTCCATCGGAGAAGGGTAGCCCGACAGAGGCCAGTCGCTCAGCGATTCGCGATGCCATTCACCAGTGGCAGTTCGCGAGTTTTCCAGCCACGAGGCATCGCGACGGCTCCTCGCGTGCTGCGATCGGTTCGCTCGTGTCCCGGTGCAGTTTCCACCAAGAGCAGTGAGACTCCCCGTCGCGCAAAGTGGATCTACATACTCTAGACGTTAACGAATATACACGTCCAACCATCGTCAGTGATCGATGGATCCCTCCCGTAGAAATAGTTCAAGTAATCTGTAACTCCGGTAGATCATTGAATCCTAGGGATTCCGCGTCCGGGATCGCCAAAAGCCTCGCGAGGAATCGCCCGGCAAAAGGGTTACCCGCGAAGAACGGGGGGAGCAGGAGGCAGAGAAACTGCGAGCGGAATCCTCGCAGAGAAAGTTTTAAGCTCGTCGTCTCGCGGCCAGTTACCAACTTTCCCCGGTTGAGCCCCACCACAGAGGGGTAGTTTCAAGGGGTCCGCGTAATCTCGTTTGCGGCGCTCGCGATTTCGAGATTACCGCGACCCGGCGCGCGCCATTTTCCAGGGAAAAGCTCGCGAGGAAGATTGTTGACAAACTTCGGCGGCGAGGGGGTGCCGTTTCTCCACCCTCCCCTCGGAGGCTGCTCGT
It includes:
- the Arpc4 gene encoding actin-related protein 2/3 complex, subunit 4 — its product is MSGTLKPYLTAVRRTLTAALCLENFWSQIVEKHNKPEVEVTASKELLLTPILISRNDKEKVLIESSINSIRISIAVKQADDLEKILCHNFTRFMTVRAEHFIILRRKPVEGYDISFLITNIHVEQMYKHKIVDFIIHFMEEIDREISEMKLSVNARARICAEEFLKRF